TTACAAATAAACCAAAGGGAAAATCCTATAATTTATTCTATGTATTTGCCGAAACGTCTCAGAAAGCTTTGAGAACGTTGAAATTCCGTAAATACGAAgtatttttacttaatattaatttcttatgtttttaagaaattcttgaattatatgcTGATTGCTGACGTTTTCTATACGTTTCGAAacgttttttgcgaaaattataaaaagttaaatgaaCTATTTCCGATtcttaaattgaactgtttcattacTTTAAATGTGAATTAATGTGAAATAGTAGTGAATCGTCTACGACGTTCAACACCAGCTTTTCTTTAGCAGATGTCGAAATGGAATCATTACCTGGTCTATCTTGTACCCAAATACCTCCCAAAATAACCGTTTTAAATGGAAGACTTGCTGCAGCTCTTGACGCAGCAAAATCGAGTGACGAGGAAGCAGTTCATATCCTTACGGCTTGCGCTGATGCTCTAGGAGTCAATCTACGTTCTGCTGTTTTAAGCAGATCTTATATACATCGATTCAGACAAAAATTCAGAATAGAATACATGGAGAAAACTCGAGAGAAAAGTAGAAGTTCAAGGACAAAGCACCCGTCTTACATTGGAATAGCAAATTGCTGCCTGCACTCCCTGCAAGGAAAAAAGCGAATCAACTGCCTAATATAATCACTATAGAAGGTGAGGAAATGATTCTTGGAGCCTCTGAAGCTGAGTCAGAAACGGGGAAAGATGAAGCCTAGGCCGTTTATGAAACTCTTTTACAATGTGATTTCCTTAACGAAGTGAAAGCTTTCTGCTGTGATACGACAGCTTCAAATACTGAAAAGAAAAACGGTGCTTGTAAGTTGCTAGAGGTTGCCATGGGCGATGATAAAATACTGTTTTCTTGTCGTCATCATATGGCTGAAATATACTTTGGTACAACCAGGATTTCTTTCTTCTAACTAGTTAGCGTGGTTTGGGATTCCAACTTTCCATTTTTCGAGAATAAGTCGGCCAGCTTAATCTCGGAAGTTAGAGTGTTGCGATCTCAAACCCATAACTGCGATTCGATATTCCGCGTAAGCTTCAACCATCTTGGAAGTCAAACTTCTCGCGAACCGGAGAACAGCAAAATTTCGCCGAATTAAAGCGGGTGAGAGGAGCGGGCGACCAATGACAGGGCTCGATCCATCCTCCCCACCGCTGGAATGCGCGCGAGGTTGTTCGGCGGTTTAGGAACTGCGAAAAATCGGCAGGAATACCAGATAGTATCTTCTCGACCAAGAAGCGCATCGGGTCACGGGGGACCCTGTGCTTCGACTAACGATCCTCTGTAATTTGTACAAGTAACTGtttcataattaaattcttttctgttTCTTTTAAATTCCGGCCTTTTTATTCTCAGTTTCACCACCttttatttaatactattttctcgcGAATATCAGATCCCAATTTAAGTCCCTTAGCATCCGGACCCTTATGTTAAGTCATCCAGGATCCCAGGATTAACCAGTATCGAGGGTGACTGACAGTTTAGTAGAGTGTCCGCCGGATTTTCACAATTATTGCGGCACAGTCCAAAAATCTGGCGGTTAATCCGTGTCTCGGTCTTTCGGGAGGGCGTGGCGCGATCGCGGTTTTTCTTCCCCCGTTCGTTCGCTTAGGATCGGCGGTTGACAGTCGCTGGGATGTCGACCGAACGACCTATGAAACGGCTCGTTTCGGGAGTTATTACCCTAAGGTGGTTACTTTCGTGCGAGTTCTTCGCGTTTTCTCTTTCGAGTATGGTCCGCGATGCCTTTCGGTTTCCATCCCTTTGCGTGGACCTTTcgggttttgaatttttttcccttCGACCGCGATGTCGAAACTTCATTGCTAATACcctttaataatatttctttaaccCACTATGTTCCAGTGATGCCGAACGGCACAGTGCCGGCAGGTCTATTTATGAATTTCTTGGGAACTTTATGCACGCGAGTTCCAGTTCGTGCACGTCCTTTCATGTTCCTGAGGTGCGAAGCAACGTTGGGGAGGAGGAAGCCGGCCTCTCATTCTTTTTACAGCAGTTGTAGACACCACCAATTATGGACTCTTTTTTTGACGTTGACGGTCTACAAGCTTTGCTGGcgtaagtattatatttttcagttttattttattataggtATTTCACTAGTTAGCTGACATGTTTGAGCAATGATATATCatgtttagtgaaaaaattacgAAGGAGGAAATCAAATGCTTCATTGGTCTCATGATTTACTCAGGGTACGCACCTGTACCGTTGATGCACCTATACTGGGATTTCAAGCAAGATTTACACAATGATTTGGTGTCCAACGCCATGAGGCGAAATAGAATGTACACGATCAAGAACTACATTCATTTCGCTGACATTGGGGAGCTCGAACCGCATGACAAAATTTGGAAACTGCGGCCACTGATGGACAAAATGAAAGAAAGGTGTATCGCAAATTTCGTGGCCACAACAGAGCTTCTGAATTATGACGACAGTATGGTGAATTTCTTTGGAAGACGCAACATAAAGCAGTTCATACCAGGTAAACCCATTCGTTTCGGGTACAAGATGTGCTGTCTGAATTCTAGTGAGGGTTACTTGCTCAACTTCAACTTGTACCAAGGTGTTGATCCAAGAATTCCAGATCAATTCAACCAACTTTTTGGAAAGTGCGCAGCCCCATTGGTCGTAATGCAGAATGAGTTTCCCCATTCTATTCAGACTCTGCCCTTTGATTTCTTTTTCGACAACCAATTCATTGGAACGAACTTGTTCACATACTTGAAATTTCGAGGATATTCCGCTACAGGAACGTTTCGAGAAAATCGCCTTCCGAAAACTTAGGATCAGAAATGTCAAAACCAAACTCAAATTGTAAGGCATGGAAGAGTGGGAAAAAGAACCGGAAATCCAAAACCAAACAGAACTTTGCTGGTCTTACCTGACAAGAAAGAATTTGCCAAACAGCCGAGAGGCACGTATGAGTCAGTTCTGGAGAGAAAGGACGGAATACTGTTCATTCGCTGGAAGGACAACGGGGTGGTAATAATGGGCTCGACTGATTTTGGTGTGCAACCGCTTTCGTACATCATGATATATTCGAGGGagcagaaaaaaaatgtaaattgcacTCGCCCGTCTGCTGTTGCCAATTACAACAAAGGAATGGGAGGAACTGACCAAATGGATGCGAATATTGGAGCCTACAGAATTCGTATGAGAAGTAAGAAGTATTACTGGCCAATCTTTACATGGATGGGCCCAGGGCCAGTAGCGCCTATGACCTCACGAGTCAGCCTTGGTTTGCGCTATGACGGCGTTGGACACTACGCCACGAAGACCTAAGAAAACAAGCGGAAGAGATGTGCATTGCAAGTGTGCACATCGCAGATACGAATGACGTGCCATAAATGCAAAGTCGGGCTTTGCGTCGGCTGTTTCATGACCTATCATACAGAGTAAAATAATTCCTATCCTACAAATTCATGATTTACCAGCACTCAGTtatgttttgaataaagttttaTTGAAGTCTTAAGAGTCTAGTAACTTATTCAGCCTATCGAAACCCAGTACCGCTTAGCGCCCAGTGATGCTGACGATGAAACCTCAATTACTGAGCCCCCTAGTGATCCATAATTTTTTAGTCTATTTTTACCTAGCTACTAACAGTCAGAGTAAATAACTCTGTACGTTTCAAgcttaaaatcaaacaaaaataatcacGGGACATAATGGGTTAATTTTTTCAGGAGAGTTATCACACTTCGCTCTCAGAAGAACGAAAGGAGAAACAGAGAGCGCAAGCTCAGCATTTCCTGTCGCCTGGCAGCGATAAGAAAGAAGGTGGACGGCGGACTTGGGAGTTGATGGAATGCTTGAGTCAGCGGTTTCGTACTTTGAGGTGCATACTCGCGCCTGTGATTAGCGGTGGAGTAACACCTTATGTGAAACTGCAATCCTAGTAGGAGGGGTAAAGTAAAGTAAAACCTCCATACCCATTAAAACTAAGCGCCCTGCACCTTCGGTTGCACATTATCGAATTGTCGCAGAGGCGAGTAGGTCGCCCGGCAGTTTAGCTGTTCTTGAAATACAGTTCGACTCGCGGTCTTTCTTTTCTCGCGTTTTCTTTGCCCGTCTCTCGGTTCTGTCGCGAGACAAAAATCAATTGACGCCAAGAAAAGAGAGACTTCgaatttatatcaatttcattgatttaaattattttcgtatcatttactctttttcttcaaaGTCTGGGGTGAGTACTATTGTATCAAATCACTGGCTGTTCCTCGTGCCCTATTATTTGGCAGAGTTTCGAGCCTAGTATTctgtattctttttttattgctaTGTAAAGCTAAAAATGAAAGGTGATATAAGGGTAACTCCTTTTTGTTGTCCAATCACTATCCTTTCTAACTAAACATCAAATGACAAAGGAGCAGCAGAACGATCGACTTCGCTGAAAGATAATAGGGAAGAGGACATGCTCATTACCTTATTAATATGAAGAGCATAAATTTCGCTTTCGAAACAAAGTTTGGGCAGACAACGGGTCCAGATGTTGGCTAAAGCCCTTTACATCCTCAAAATATTCCTCTTCCGAAACGTGTATCTTCTGCCTAGCAGTGATCTAAAGTCTAGCCgtgaaatttgtatatttctagtaaaatttcacattaaaatatgGTTCCATCCACCTCTTGCTGCCAAGCCACCACAGAAAGACCTTCAGATGTTAAAACCAATTCATCTGTTTGCGAAGCAGGATCGAGAAATTTCCACTGCTATATTCGAAAATTTGAGCTTACATCTTTAGTACCTTGTACCGGAAACTGCTGCGGGATAAAGAAAATGAATACTTCATCtccaaaaattcaatgaaattctttTCAGCTTGCCAGATAGAAACATTCTTCATTGCAGAAGACGCTTCACACTGGGTGGAGAATACAGCCTATGAAAAAGGGAAGAAAATTGTTTGTCAGCTCAAAGTGGTCAACGATGTTGCAGAGAGAGGTGTCAAATTGATGTCTGAATTCAATGATTTGATAACGAAAGATAAGGATCAAAAACAATTCTCATTGCATGTTGCTAGAGAGTACAGGGAAAAGTTTCTTGACATCAGCACTGCCGTAATTTAGAAGAACAACGTTAACTGCAAATCAAATAAGTCACCTAAAAGCAGTTAAAAGAAGGCGGCTCAGGGGACTTAtccgaaatgcagttaacggcgttcttccaaatcacggcagagcAAATCAACATTATCTCGCGACGCACAGTGGTAGGGAATGTAGACTAAGAAATGAAGAAAggaatataagtaaaaaaatgatttcacttCGGAAATCACtaattataacatttattatttgaagaaaaaatttaactcatgaatttactgaaaaaaatattcaaaacaatacaatttgcttgaattattaatggaatgttgaaaataaataatattaattcacTGTTTAAACAAAAggcagaaattttgaaataaattaagtcTTTTTGAGATAATAAACCGCCATTCCGAtctcaaaaaacagattttagattaattttcgagaaaaaaagattatttaaacaagtagaatttatttaaataaatataaatcaacggAAAAAGATTTGTAAACATTCTAATAGACCTATAGTAATGATTTCCAGAAAAAAGGAGAACAAACTGTTTAAAAGAGTCAATTTCCTGTtaaatgggaatttttttatttaagggaaGTTTTTAGGGCACCGTAGGGGTGGGTTAGGGGCGTCAAACCCATATTTATAATGGGTCAAATTCTTCGTTGGAAAAGATCTCTACAAGTCTTATAactttaatgtcaatttttcccTAACCCTgaacaattattcgaaaaataacaaaaagtgactttttcccATGCAAATTTGAAGTCCCAACAGGcaccattaaaaatcaaaattaaaaaaaaataaatacgcgtttactttttttggatttcgaaacgATTTGGGGGATTGTTTGCATCTAGCatcaagaaaatttttgcaatgcacttttggaccaccctaataggCAATGGTGAACCCTCCTTTCAGTTAGGAACTTGAGTAACCCAGATGGTCCAGGTTAAGGAAATAGGTTCCTGAGAAATGTTGAGCACGAGCAAAAAAGGTCCGGATTATCCGAGCTAAGGACTTGCAGGAGAGGTCCCTAgagttcttttattattttaaaaaattattttattcttattattactcCTGATAGTAGGGACCCTCTTTCCACCGAGAACGAACCAAGCCAGCCCGAGGAGGGGAGGGCCAACCGAGTGGTGAAAGAACGACCACGCCGCTGAAAGTTAAAGCCGGTGGGCTTCGGCTAGGCCCGGGGGAGTTGTAATGAAGTTTTAGAAATTAGGTCGGGATATAAAGAAAACTTCACGGGGTCTCCCCGAAGCCAGAAGCATGTACATTAAAGTCACACGAACGTGTCAAATGAAAAACCCTCAAAACCCTTGTTGTGCACATGGGGTAAAAAATACCCCAGCCAATTTTCAAGTGTGATTTTCGAATACTCATATTGCGAATTGAGACCAGTGCCTCCATCTAGGTATAGTCGAGTATTTCTACTTCAACACGCTGTACATAGTTCAGACCGTTCGAATTTAGCGTGCTCTTAGCAACAGTGCAAGGAAGACGTTTCGAGATACTGGGGTGTCATTCAACCCATATGCACAGTACGCATATTGctgtgattaatttttaatttaatttttttatttattttggcttattAGTAAGTGAATAGTGATAATAGTGAAGTGCGAGCGTAATTATTCTTATCCTTCCATTTTTAAATGTGTGCAGATGGCTTATAGTTTGAGGAGTTGGCCTATTCGAGAGCAGTTGAAGGAGGCAGACGAAGAAAGCAATGGCTTCAACGATGTAACTTCAGAAGGTGAAGAGGACAACGTCAGCGAATTCTCAGGAACTGATAGTGCGAGTTCGGGCGAGGAAACGACCGACGAGGAATGGGAGAACACTACGCTTCAAGAGCGTCTTCATCAGTCTCGCGCACGCGGTCGACCTAAATCAACACTGAGAGCGAAGGATGAAAATTATGTTTGGAGCACACGTTTTCCTGAAAGAGCGTCAGGTAGACATTgtgataatttttgttaatattttttaaataattttttttcttctttacacTTTAGCTCGTCTCAGTGATCTTAGTGATGTTCGCGAAAACATAACTCCATCACCGGCTGGTGCTGCAGCAAATTTGAATTCTATTAAAGAATTTTGGGACATTTTATttccagaagaaataataaaaataattgttgagcacactaataataaaattgaagataCGTGTGCTATGCTCATCGGAGAAGGAAAAGATTTGCATAGTTATCACCATCATACAGACGTTCCGGAAATGAAAGCTTTCATAGCCATTCTCTACTATTCCGGTCTATGGAAATCTTCAGACGTAAATAACAATCAGCTATGGAGTAAAATGAATGGCATCTCATTTTATCGAAGTGCGATGAGTCTGCATAGTTTTCTTTTTCTAAGTACGTGCTTGCGGTTCGAGGATAAGGCAACAAGAGATAAGTCAGATAAG
The sequence above is drawn from the Belonocnema kinseyi isolate 2016_QV_RU_SX_M_011 chromosome 7, B_treatae_v1, whole genome shotgun sequence genome and encodes:
- the LOC117176562 gene encoding piggyBac transposable element-derived protein 3-like, producing MFSEKITKEEIKCFIGLMIYSGYAPVPLMHLYWDFKQDLHNDLVSNAMRRNRMYTIKNYIHFADIGELEPHDKIWKLRPLMDKMKERCIANFVATTELLNYDDSMVNFFGRRNIKQFIPGKPIRFGYKMCCLNSSEGYLLNFNLYQGVDPRIPDQFNQLFGKCAAPLVVMQNEFPHSIQTLPFDFFFDNQFIGTNLFTYLKFRGYSATGTFRENRLPKT